The following proteins come from a genomic window of Geothrix edaphica:
- a CDS encoding trans-sulfuration enzyme family protein, whose protein sequence is MSKPIASTSIETQAVHAGREVLHEQGIHAMPIDLSSTYPLQDLDEGGRSLEAMAMGGLPIGSPVYARLYNPTVARYEQALAQLEGAEEAVAFGSGMAAVTACLMAAKQRGSHIVAVRPVYGGTDHLLASGMLGLEVTWAEADGIAAAIRPDTAMVIVETPANPTLAMVDLEDVVRQAGKVPVLVDNTFATPILQNPIQHGVTLVLHSATKFLGGHGDVLAGLVATNNDWATELRKVRVITGNVLHPLAAYLLHRGLPTLPLRVRAQQAGAQVIAERLAQHPAVAAVHFPGLAGQDPKGLLGRQMKGPGSLMAFELKGGFEAAAVVMAEVKLMTPAVSLGSVDTLIQHPAALTHRVVNAEAREHSGISQSLMRLSVGLESPGDLWADLEQALAKAMARVAVGSAH, encoded by the coding sequence ATGTCCAAGCCCATCGCCTCCACGTCGATCGAGACCCAGGCCGTCCACGCCGGTCGCGAGGTCTTGCACGAGCAGGGCATCCACGCGATGCCCATCGACCTGAGCAGCACCTACCCCCTCCAGGACCTGGACGAGGGCGGGCGCAGCCTGGAGGCCATGGCCATGGGCGGCCTGCCCATCGGAAGCCCCGTCTATGCCCGTCTCTACAACCCGACGGTGGCCCGGTACGAGCAGGCCCTGGCCCAGTTGGAGGGTGCCGAGGAGGCCGTGGCCTTCGGCTCCGGCATGGCGGCGGTGACCGCCTGCCTCATGGCGGCCAAGCAGCGCGGCAGCCACATCGTGGCCGTGCGTCCCGTCTACGGCGGCACTGACCACCTGCTGGCCTCCGGCATGCTGGGCCTGGAGGTGACCTGGGCCGAGGCCGACGGCATTGCCGCCGCAATCCGGCCCGACACGGCCATGGTCATCGTGGAGACGCCCGCCAACCCGACCCTCGCGATGGTGGACCTGGAGGATGTGGTGCGCCAGGCGGGCAAGGTCCCCGTGCTGGTGGACAACACCTTCGCCACGCCCATCCTCCAGAATCCCATCCAGCACGGCGTGACCCTGGTCCTCCACAGCGCCACCAAGTTCCTGGGTGGCCACGGCGACGTGCTGGCGGGGTTGGTGGCCACCAACAACGACTGGGCCACGGAACTGCGCAAGGTCCGCGTCATTACGGGGAATGTGCTGCATCCGCTGGCAGCCTACCTCCTGCACCGTGGCCTGCCCACGCTGCCCCTGCGCGTCCGGGCCCAGCAGGCCGGCGCCCAGGTGATCGCCGAGCGGCTGGCCCAGCACCCCGCGGTGGCCGCCGTCCACTTCCCCGGTCTCGCCGGCCAGGATCCCAAGGGCCTCCTGGGCCGCCAGATGAAGGGCCCCGGCTCCCTCATGGCCTTCGAGCTGAAGGGCGGTTTCGAGGCGGCCGCCGTGGTCATGGCCGAGGTGAAGCTCATGACCCCCGCCGTGTCGCTGGGCAGCGTAGATACGCTCATCCAGCATCCGGCCGCGCTCACGCATCGCGTGGTGAATGCCGAGGCCCGCGAGCACTCCGGCATCTCCCAGTCCCTCATGCGGCTTTCCGTGGGACTGGAGAGCCCCGGGGACCTGTGGGCAGATCTCGAGCAGGCGCTGGCGAAGGCCATGGCCCGGGTGGCTGTGGGTTCCGCGCACTGA
- a CDS encoding Lrp/AsnC family transcriptional regulator: MNLDRIDCDILTLLQKDARLSNKELAAAVGLAPSSCLARVQHLRAEGVLRGAHAEVDPQALGVGLQALIAVQLRQHSRAQVKAFWKHALGLPEVLSVFHVAGTHDFQVHVAVRDAHHLRDLALDAFTTRTEVAHIQTSLIFEWAKGQVMPNYRA, encoded by the coding sequence ATGAACCTTGACCGAATCGACTGCGACATTCTGACACTTCTCCAGAAGGATGCTCGGCTGTCCAACAAGGAGCTGGCCGCCGCCGTGGGTCTGGCACCGTCCTCCTGCCTCGCGCGCGTGCAGCACCTGCGTGCCGAGGGCGTCCTCCGGGGCGCCCATGCGGAGGTGGACCCCCAGGCCCTGGGCGTGGGCCTCCAGGCCCTCATCGCCGTCCAGCTGCGCCAGCACAGCCGGGCCCAGGTGAAGGCTTTCTGGAAACACGCCCTGGGCCTGCCTGAGGTTTTGTCAGTCTTCCACGTGGCGGGCACGCACGACTTCCAGGTGCACGTGGCCGTGCGGGATGCCCACCACCTGCGCGACCTGGCCCTGGACGCCTTCACCACCCGCACCGAGGTGGCCCACATCCAGACCAGCCTCATCTTCGAGTGGGCCAAGGGCCAGGTGATGCCGAACTACCGGGCCTGA